The following are from one region of the Quercus robur chromosome 1, dhQueRobu3.1, whole genome shotgun sequence genome:
- the LOC126730957 gene encoding uncharacterized protein LOC126730957 yields MGSFSSLAIGLGLVFGCLLLAFVAELYYLLWWRKRRINSTEIIEDDYSNYAKELFQFICWKRPSSTHTNNTQQESMRDPDANNSLEPDLELGTSKDVLLMTYEEEGVESELMRLHNLAGPPRFLFTIKEETREDLESDDGKSRGDRSRKGSRTRSLSDLVVAIETPFLTPLASPRLKSPTLNPFDSYNHHGFNPLFESSAEVELNRLRSSPPPRFKFLRDAEEKLYRRLKEEAEKKAVQNCETVQDSGVKAPSSSTVVTEEKDGSFPKIISGNNKERELHHNLPQYQYPASSSQVLPLASSPTTFRPFDKAPMVH; encoded by the coding sequence ATGGGATCTTTCAGTAGTTTAGCAATTGGATTGGGTCTGGTCTTTGGGTGCCTCCTACTAGCTTTTGTTGCGGAGCTTTACTATTTGCTATGGTGGAGGAAGAGGAGAATCAACAGCACAGAGATTATTGAAGATGATTACAGCAATTATGCAAAGGAActatttcaatttatttgttgGAAGAGACCCTCTTCTACGCACACCAACAATACTCAACAAGAAAGTATGAGAGACCCAGATGCTAATAATAGTCTTGAACCAGACCTAGAGCTTGGCACTAGCAAGGACGTGCTTCTGATGACCTATGAAGAAGAAGGTGTGGAATCAGAGCTCATGAGGCTGCACAATCTTGCAGGCCCACCAAGATTTCTCTTCACAATCAAAGAGGAAACTAGAGAGGATTTGGAGTCTGATGATGGGAAATCTAGAGGTGACAGAAGCAGAAAAGGGTCAAGAACTAGGAGCTTGAGTGATCTTGTGGTGGCTATTGAAACCCCATTCCTTACCCCTTTGGCTTCTCCACGATTAAAGTCTCCAACTTTGAACCCTTTTGATTCCTATAACCACCATGGATTCAACCCTCTCTTTGAATCATCAGCGGAGGTAGAATTGAACAGGTTGAGATCTTCTCCACCTCCAAGGTTCAAGTTTTTGAGGGATGCAGAGGAGAAACTGTATAGAAGATTGAAGGAAGAAGCAGAGAAAAAGGCAGTTCAGAATTGTGAGACTGTTCAAGATTCTGGGGTTAAAGCTCCTTCTAGTTCAACAGTGGTAACAGAAGAAAAAGATGGGTCTTTTCCCAAAATTATTTCTGGTaacaacaaagagagagagcttcATCACAATCTACCACAATATCAATATCCTGCAAGCTCCTCTCAGGTACTTCCACTGGCTTCTTCACCTACGACATTCAGACCATTTGACAAGGCACCCATGGTGCATTAG
- the LOC126714041 gene encoding WUSCHEL-related homeobox 2, with the protein MEGDNNVDMGGASGAPVSSRWNPTKEQISMLESLYRQGIRTPSAEQIQQITSRLRVYGHIEGKNVFYWFQNHKARQRQKQKQESMAYINRYFHTTPPLFPPPCPNVLGGPYYLPHNDVGFYPQYQHSKVLLPSGIRGRPRTEKLEKPRALDGAAYNSAHQGYGMATHIGNITWDITNNYSHYGQETLPLFPLHPTGILQGKTGKSSIGSSAENSTTTTPSSSEIEEGSGNQPFFDFFSGQGSCESD; encoded by the exons ATGGAGGGTGATAATAATGTGGACATGGGTGGTGCAAGTGGAGCTCCAGTGAGTTCAAGGTGGAATCCAACAAAGGAGCAGATAAGCATGTTGGAGAGCTTGTATAGGCAAGGGATAAGGACCCCAAGTGCTGAGCAAATACAACAGATCACAAGCAGGTTAAGGGTTTATGGTCACATTGAGGGAAAGAATGTTTTTTACTGGTTTCAGAATCACAAGGCAAGGCAGAGGCAGAAACAGAAGCAAGAAAGCATGGCTTATATCAATCGCTATTTTCATACCACTCCGCCACTCTTCCCTCCTCCTTGCCCAAATG ttCTCGGCGGCCCATATTACCTGCCACATAACGATGTAGGGTTCTATCCACAATACCAACATTCCAAGGTGCTTTTACCAAGTGGTATCAGGGGGAGACCAAGGACAGAAAAATTGGAGAAGCCAAGAGCCTTGGATGGCGCAGCATATAACTCAGCCCACCAGGGATATGGTATGGCTACGCATATAGGAAACATTACCTGGGATATCACCAACAATTACAGCCACTATGGTCAAGAAACATTGcctctttttcctttgcatcCAACAGGAATTTTACAAGGAAAAACAGGAAAGTCATCCATTGGTTCATCTGCTGAGAACTCCACTACTACTACTCCTAGCTCTTCTGAGATTGAAGAAGGTTCTGGGAACCAACCCTTCTTTGATTTTTTCTCTGGACAAGGTTCCTGTGAAAGTGACTGA